A stretch of DNA from Borreliella spielmanii:
GATCAAGCCTAGGAAATAGTACTAAAAAGTTATCTGCTCCAAAAAGAGCAAATATTTGAGTTGCTACATCTTTTATTATTTGAAAAATCTCTTCACAAGACATTTCCCCTTCTTTTTTATTTTTGCAATTGTCACTATTTGCATTTATAATACCTGTAGAATTCTCTTTTTCTAAAGGCGATATTGTTTTAGTTTTATTGACAATATTTTTATTGTTAATATCCATAAATTACCTTTTTACTTTCTGTTAAACCAATTTAAAAGCTTTCTAAATCCCGGTATGCTATCAATAATCTTATTGATTATCCCGTTGATTGCATCAGATATGGAACCTAAAGCACTTTGAATCGCGAGGCTTATAATTCCCGTAATCCCCTCTTTATTATACGTTTTGATCATGTTTTCGACCCAATCAATTATTTTTGAAGCACCCTCAAGCACTGGTTGCATACCCGTAGCGGTCACATTCTTAAGAGATTGCTCTAATCTGGTTAAATTGCTATCAAGCTTTTCCTTCTCATCAGCATGTTTTGTAAGTCCGAAATTTTTGTAATCATAGGCCACTTCTGCAAGTTTTTTAAATCTAAAGTTAAAATCTTTGGACCGAACGTCCCTTTCATAGTTATCCTGGGCTTGTATAGTATATTTTGAGCCTACTTTTGAGGCCGACATCATTTTATAAAGTGTTCCTCCGTATCCTCTAATGTACTCATCAATAGCTGCTGCGGCCTCTTGCATGCTATATTGACCGCTAGATACAAAATCAGCCATAAGCTCTCCCGTCAATTTCAATCTCTCATCAGTCAGCTGTTTCATGCTTGTTAGAGTGCCCTTAATAAGAGAAAATTGCCGCAAAAACTCTTCTTTTTCTATGTCACGCTCGAATCCTTTTCTATTATTAAAAATTCCCCCAGTAATATTTCCGTCTTCATCTTTTTTCCCCATAAATAATGCGCGTTGTTTTTCTGTATAAAACGCACTATTGAGGTGTTGTGCTTTTCTAGCTTTAGAAACCTCTTCAACCGATTTTTTAATCCATCCTGTAATAAATCCAAAAAACCCGCCCCCAACTTTACTTATAGCGTTACCAATAACATTTCCCAGGGCGCTACCTATTGCAATTTTGGCAACAAGTCCTTTTCCTTGAGAGGCCGCGAGCATTTTACTTTTTGCTTTTGATTCTTTTGCAAGTTCTTTATACTCAAGGCGCCTTTTATCTCTATCAGACATTAAGGATCTTTTAAAAGCCTCTTTTCTAGCTTTTTCAAAACCCATACCCTGTTTTATAAGCTTTTTAGTTTGTGTTAGCCTGTATTTCTCAACACGCTCTCTTAAGCTTTCAAATTTAGATTGTTTGCTTAATTCTTTTTTCTTATCCGACAAATTATTTTTTACAATATCTTTAGTACTACCCAAACTAGATTTTTTAGGTTTAAGATATTTTTCCATTTTGGTAATATCTTGTTCGATAGCCTTTTTTGTTGCAGCATGATCAAGAACGCCTTTAAATTTAATGGTAAATTTGTCGCCCATTAAGCCCTCATTTGCTTAAAATTAATTCGTACAATTCTTTTTCTAATTTAATATCAGCAAGTCGATTGACTTCTAAAAGCTCATCATAAGGCAATTTCTTAACCGTGTCGTACGAGCAAATATTCATAATCACTGGGAAATAGTATTTATCGTTTTTTATTTCGTCAAGCAAGTTAAAATACTTTTTTCTGCTCTCATTTAGATTTGCAATAGCTTTATCAATCTCTTTATTTATTTTCCTCATTTAGCAACCAGCTCGTTAGAATTTGATGTAAGTGACGAAGTTACTTTTTCATAATTAAAATTATCATCGATGTAGTCAAAAGTGACAAAATCACCAACGTTATTTTCATATTCACTCAAATATACCAAAGCGGGGTTTTTTAGATCATTGTCTATATGAAAAGTATTGAATTGCGCA
This window harbors:
- a CDS encoding DUF792 family protein → MDINNKNIVNKTKTISPLEKENSTGIINANSDNCKNKKEGEMSCEEIFQIIKDVATQIFALFGADNFLVLFPRLD
- a CDS encoding DUF759 family protein; this translates as MGDKFTIKFKGVLDHAATKKAIEQDITKMEKYLKPKKSSLGSTKDIVKNNLSDKKKELSKQSKFESLRERVEKYRLTQTKKLIKQGMGFEKARKEAFKRSLMSDRDKRRLEYKELAKESKAKSKMLAASQGKGLVAKIAIGSALGNVIGNAISKVGGGFFGFITGWIKKSVEEVSKARKAQHLNSAFYTEKQRALFMGKKDEDGNITGGIFNNRKGFERDIEKEEFLRQFSLIKGTLTSMKQLTDERLKLTGELMADFVSSGQYSMQEAAAAIDEYIRGYGGTLYKMMSASKVGSKYTIQAQDNYERDVRSKDFNFRFKKLAEVAYDYKNFGLTKHADEKEKLDSNLTRLEQSLKNVTATGMQPVLEGASKIIDWVENMIKTYNKEGITGIISLAIQSALGSISDAINGIINKIIDSIPGFRKLLNWFNRK
- a CDS encoding DUF1322 family protein, translating into MRKINKEIDKAIANLNESRKKYFNLLDEIKNDKYYFPVIMNICSYDTVKKLPYDELLEVNRLADIKLEKELYELILSK